The sequence CTTTATTCTTATATTTTAATATACGGATTACAGATGGGTATCTGTCTATATAGTTATGTACACTCTCCTTAAAAACACCCGCCTCCAATGAAGATAAGACACGCTGCCGGTGGTGCCTGCTGAAACCCTGTGAAATTACAGATTCAACATCACCAAGACCGTAAAATGGCCCGTTTTCAATTAAAGAATCAGCGGTTTTATCATCCATGAGTGCAAGGGATCTGAGCTCATCCTGAGAACTTTCATTCACCCTATGGAGTATGCCCTCAACATCACGCATATCATGTAGGGGTGCCCTTCCAGCATCCATCTCCCTCCTGAGTACTTGAATGGTTTCAGGAGGTAACATATCCTCTGCATCATCAAGGTGCCCTGAAAGGACAGCATTCCTTATTTTAGTTCCACTAACCCCTTCAATACGTTTTATAAAGAGGAACTTGTCCTTGAAGTCGAACCCTATTTTTTTAAGGGACTTTGAAAGGGACACTATAACGTAGTTATCCTCATCGAGCTTTCCCTCCATTAAAATTTCCTTTGTCTGCATGTCCACGAATTTATAGGGTTTGGGTGCCACACCATGACCCTCACTTATCCTCGACAGGATTTCCCTAAACTCTGATTCAGATTCGGGAAAGGGTTTGTAGCCACGGGGTATGTGATCTGCATCCAGTGCATGGAAGGTTTTTGCAAGGCAGAGGGAGTACTGTCCTGAGCCCATTATTCCCATTGGTGGTCCTTCGATCACAATATCAGCACCAACTGCCACTGCAGCTTCAGCTCGGGCCTGGCGGGTCATTATGTAGGGAAGACCCCTGCCACTGCGCTCGAAAAGTCCTGGAACAACTGCAACGAAGATTCCCCCTGGAACCTGACTTTTTGCCCCCATCATACAGTGCCTGTGGCCCTTGTGGAGGGGTGAGTACTCAGTGAAGTCCGCTATTATCTTAACCTCACGTTTAACATCAGCCTCTGGTTCTCCATATTCGGGTTCCGTTTCCAGATCCACCTTGAAGATTTTTTTATCCCTTGAGATGATGTTTTTGACGAATTCTTCCCTTTCAAGCATGTGAATCCTCTTTGTAGTTACGGTTTTATTAATTGATCTCTTAATTGATCTCTAATTTTTTTAAGGAGTAAATCCTTTTTTTATCGCGTTAATCGATAAATTAAAATAATTACCTCTTTATTACAAGTTTTTTAATAGTTTTAAGTTCATATATAGTTACAAATATTTTTATACAATTCATAATCAAAAATTTATCGTGAAGTACATGTTATCAAATTTTATTTAATTGAACTTAATTCAATTGGATGAACCATTAAAATCAGGAAAATAAAAAAATTTAAAGGTGTATCAATGTCTGATCTTGCTCTTGTAAACTGCAACATTCCAGGAATAAATGAAAACTGTTCGGTAGAGGTTGAAAATGGAAAGATAAAGTCCATAAGGAAGGTAGTGGCCAGATGTGATGAAACCATTGATCTTGAGGGTAAAATTCTTCTTCCAGGACTTATAGATGCGCATGTGCACATGAGAGACCCTGGTTTAACCTACAAGGAAGACTGGAAAACTGGAAG is a genomic window of Methanobacterium congolense containing:
- a CDS encoding nucleotidyltransferase family protein, producing MLEREEFVKNIISRDKKIFKVDLETEPEYGEPEADVKREVKIIADFTEYSPLHKGHRHCMMGAKSQVPGGIFVAVVPGLFERSGRGLPYIMTRQARAEAAVAVGADIVIEGPPMGIMGSGQYSLCLAKTFHALDADHIPRGYKPFPESESEFREILSRISEGHGVAPKPYKFVDMQTKEILMEGKLDEDNYVIVSLSKSLKKIGFDFKDKFLFIKRIEGVSGTKIRNAVLSGHLDDAEDMLPPETIQVLRREMDAGRAPLHDMRDVEGILHRVNESSQDELRSLALMDDKTADSLIENGPFYGLGDVESVISQGFSRHHRQRVLSSLEAGVFKESVHNYIDRYPSVIRILKYKNKEVLKEFRKRIPHRRLEICQ